The nucleotide window AACTCTACGCCGTGCGCTGAACGATATGGAAGCCAAAGGGGGTTTCAAAAACGTCGCTGGTCGCGCCAACATCCAAGGCAAAGGCCGTGTCTTCAAACTCAGGGACCATTTGGCCACGACCAAATTCACCAAGATCGCCGCCCTCTTGCCCACTGGGACAATCCGAGTGCTGTTTCGCAAGTTCAGCAAAATCACTCCCCTGATCGACTTGGGTTTTGAGCTGCTCGATTTGCGACTTCGCGTCGTCTTTGGAACGGCTCGCAGAGGAACGCATCGATCCCGAATACATCAACAAAATATGAGAAGCCCTTACTTGATCTGGCATAACAAAGTCCTTTCAGCTTTTTCAGTTTGTACGACGCACAAGCAATGATGTCAAAATGCAGCCCCCTATCCACCGACAACGCATAGCGGATTTCAAACAGAAAAACTTTATAAATAAGGAGTGAGCAAGCGAATCGTGCCATCACGTAAGCGGGCGAAGAAGCTTCGCTTACGAAAACCATCGAGACTGAGCTGCTTGGAGTCTTTTATCTTCATTTCGATGTCTTGATTGAGTTCTTCGGCAAGCTCAGTGCTGTAGTTTTCTATATTAAACTCAAAATTCAAACGCAAGCTCCGTGGATCCCAGTTTCCGGAGCCAACCAGCGACCAGGCACCGTCAACCACCATAAGTTTGCTGTGATCAAAAGGAGGAGGATTTAGCCAGATTCGGCAACCATGCACAAGAATATCATCGTACAAACTTTGTGATGCCCATTGAACCAGACGAAGGTTGTTTTTCTCTGGCAATACAATATCAACCTCAACCCCGCGCAACGCGGCACTGTTGAGCGCCATGATGAGCGTTTGATCAGGGAGAAAATAAGGCGTTACGATTTTTATATAAGATTGCGCGCAATCGATCGCGCCATAGTACGCCCAACGTAGTTTATCAAGGTCTTCATCCGGACCGTCTTTAATACCACGACAAATCACTTTTCCCATGGGGCTCGGATCTGCCTCGCAGTCTTCTCTGGATAATTTGTCCGGGGAAGAAAAATTCCAATCTTCAGCAAAAGCTTCTTGCAAATGACACACCACAGGACCTTCATACAAAAAATGCAAATCACGCACAGGATGCTTTGAATGGCGATTGAGTTCATGACCCTCGCGAATGTTCATCCCCCCGGTAAATCCTATGCGTCCATCAACAAGCAGAATCTTTCGATGATTGCGCAGATTCGTATAGGGCATGCGCCAGGGAAAACGCGTGGGCAAAAACTTAGCAGCTTTGATGCCGTACTTTTTTAGCTCGCCCGTAATGGGCCATGGCCATGAATAGCGAAGGCCCACGGCATCCACCAATACGCGAACAGTCACACCTCGTTTCTTCGCGTCACCAAGAGCCTGAGCAAAAGCTTTGCCAACGGGATCGTTGTCGAAAATGTAGGTACTCAGATGCACACTTTTTTGAGCACTCTTGATAGCATCAAGCATAAGCGGATACGCTTCATCGCCATTGTGTAAGACACGAACCTGATTGTGAGCTTCGAGTTTTCTATGGACAACCCGTCTTGTGAGCAGAGCCAAGGAATGTAAATGATGCCCGTCTGGACCCACAGCGTCATAGAGCTCGGGTTCCGGCAACGAGAGTTCATCACCGGGCTCGAAACGTTTGCGCTGCAGTGCCTCGGCGCGGCGTTTGATGCGATTGATGCCAAGCAGTAAGTACAAAATTACGCCCACAAAAGGGGCCAAGTAAATCAATCCAACCCAACCCACTGCGGCACGTGTATCCCGTTTATTTAATATCGCGTGAACAGATGCCAGCAGTGCAAAGATAAAACCCCACGTTGCAACCAAGCCCGGCCAAAGCTCTTTTAGCACTGAGACCCACTCCAAGGCCTCGATTTGCTCAAACCACATCAACATAGTGCACATTCTATCCGTGAATTGCTTATCTACTCTCTTTTATGTCTTTTAAAAACCACAAACAACTACCGCCACAATGTTCGCGTCTCAATATCCAAGCACAGATCGTCCGATGGACATCAACTTTATCGTGCAGCAACAAATTCACAAGCAAGGCTCGCAATTGAAAAAAACAAAACTATCCTGTACATGCTGCTCATGGAATGGCGACCTTTTGCCTATGTTTTTTCGTCGCTAATCGTGGCTCTTGTCTTAGTGCCGTTGCTTTACGCTCCGCTTCAAGACTCCTACCCGCTTTCCAGTTATCCGATGTTTTCTGTTGAACGTGACAAACCCTGGGTACGGCATATGCGGGCCGTTGATACTCAAGGCCGATCGAAGCGGCTGCCGCCGCATATGATTGCAAACGAAGAAGTGATGCAAGCGGCAGTGCTTGTAAACCGGGCAGTCAATGATGGTCCTGAACAATGCATTGCCTTGTGCCAGCGAGTAAGTTCACGCCTAAGAGAGCGCTCTGAATGGGCATTGTCTAAGCGCATTGAGATCGTCAGCGAACAATTTGATGCCGTGCAGTATTTTCTTCCAACTGGAAAACACCAAAGTTTGCAGTCAGTGGTGGACTGCCAGTGCAAGGTTAGGCAACCATGAGCTTCATCAAAACGCTTGATCGATGGTGGTGTCCCGTCACACCACCGACGCGGCTTGCTGCGCTACGTATAGCCGTAGGCAGCTTTGCTCTTGCGTACTTGCTAGTTCGACTAAATAACTTAAACGCTTATGCTTACTTTCCTGCATCGAGCTTTAGCCCGGTAGGCCCCGTCTCTCTCCTTAGCGGACCGATGCCAGCGTGGCTTGTTCATGTTAATTACCTGTTCTGTTTGATCACTGCCGTTCCTTTCATCTTGGGATGGAAGTACCGTCTGCTTGCTCCTTGCTTTGCCCTAGCATGGCTTTGGCTCAGCACATACCGCAACTCCTGGCAGATGATCTTTCACACCGAGAATCTTCTTACCTTGCATGTAATCATCCTTGCGGTGGCCCCAGCAGCGGCAAGTTGGTCTCTCGATGCCAAACACAGAGCCCTCCCTCCGGCAGACGCCCGGTTTGGATGGCCGATAAAGCTCATGGCTACCGTCGTCGTGCTGGCGTACATGCTAGCTGGCGTCGCAAAACTAAGAAACTGCGGTCTCGATTGGATTTCTGGCGATCAACTACGCAGCCAAATTGCTTATGATAATTTGCGCAAATTGCAGTTTGGCGATGTGTACTCGCCCCTCGGTATCTGGCTGCTTCGCTTTAAATGGCTTTTCGGACCTTTGGCATGGCTTAGCTTGATCTTGGAACTGGGAGCCCCCCTTGCTCTTTTGCATCGCAAAGTCGCACAACTTTGGTGCTGGTCCATTTGGGGCTTTCACCTAGGCGTCTTTTTCCTGATGGCTATCTTGTTTACTTATCCCGTTTCAGGTGTCGCATTTTTACCCTTCTTCCATGCTGAAAAATCTGTAAAACCAGTTCTGTCATTCTTCCATAAACTACGAGCAAGTCGAGTACCTGCGGGCTGAGGACATGCTTCATACACGCATAGACAGTTTTCTTGTTCAAGCAATCTATGCAAATGCCATTTACACACCTTGCAGTAGCTGTTGCTTTGCGTTCAGATGATTGAAATGGAGTTTTCTGTACACGACAGCGTTGCAAGTGTTGGCAAGCGCAGTATTGATGTGCTTGCCAAAGGACAGAGCCCTTTTACACAATACGCTTTTTTGCATGCTCTGGAACACTCCAAAAGCGTTTCGGCAGAGACGGGCTGGATACCACAGCATGTGTTTGTGGCTGATGAAAAAGGCGCTGCGGCTTTCATGCCCTGTTATCTAAAGTTCCATAGTTTCGGGGAATACATATTTGATTTCGCTTGGGCTGATGCCGCCGAAAGGGCGGGCATAAACTATTATCCCAAACTCCTCAGCGCCGTTCCGTTTACTCCCGCTAGCGGCAGACGCATTTTGCTGCGTGAAGGTCTCGAGCTCGCGGAGCTGCTTCCTTCGATTCATCAGGCCATCTTACACTTGTTTGATAAACACAAGATCAGCTCTTGGCACCTGTTGTTTTGCCAGGAGCGTGAAGCCAATGCTTTTTCTGACTTTGATGCCCTTTGTCGGCTCAGCTAT belongs to Myxococcales bacterium and includes:
- a CDS encoding peptidyl-prolyl cis-trans isomerase — translated: MPDQVRASHILLMYSGSMRSSASRSKDDAKSQIEQLKTQVDQGSDFAELAKQHSDCPSGQEGGDLGEFGRGQMVPEFEDTAFALDVGATSDVFETPFGFHIVQRTA
- a CDS encoding HTTM domain-containing protein — encoded protein: MSFIKTLDRWWCPVTPPTRLAALRIAVGSFALAYLLVRLNNLNAYAYFPASSFSPVGPVSLLSGPMPAWLVHVNYLFCLITAVPFILGWKYRLLAPCFALAWLWLSTYRNSWQMIFHTENLLTLHVIILAVAPAAASWSLDAKHRALPPADARFGWPIKLMATVVVLAYMLAGVAKLRNCGLDWISGDQLRSQIAYDNLRKLQFGDVYSPLGIWLLRFKWLFGPLAWLSLILELGAPLALLHRKVAQLWCWSIWGFHLGVFFLMAILFTYPVSGVAFLPFFHAEKSVKPVLSFFHKLRASRVPAG
- the cls gene encoding cardiolipin synthase; protein product: MWFEQIEALEWVSVLKELWPGLVATWGFIFALLASVHAILNKRDTRAAVGWVGLIYLAPFVGVILYLLLGINRIKRRAEALQRKRFEPGDELSLPEPELYDAVGPDGHHLHSLALLTRRVVHRKLEAHNQVRVLHNGDEAYPLMLDAIKSAQKSVHLSTYIFDNDPVGKAFAQALGDAKKRGVTVRVLVDAVGLRYSWPWPITGELKKYGIKAAKFLPTRFPWRMPYTNLRNHRKILLVDGRIGFTGGMNIREGHELNRHSKHPVRDLHFLYEGPVVCHLQEAFAEDWNFSSPDKLSREDCEADPSPMGKVICRGIKDGPDEDLDKLRWAYYGAIDCAQSYIKIVTPYFLPDQTLIMALNSAALRGVEVDIVLPEKNNLRLVQWASQSLYDDILVHGCRIWLNPPPFDHSKLMVVDGAWSLVGSGNWDPRSLRLNFEFNIENYSTELAEELNQDIEMKIKDSKQLSLDGFRKRSFFARLRDGTIRLLTPYL